In Pseudovibrio brasiliensis, the following are encoded in one genomic region:
- a CDS encoding porin — MNVKTLALAAAAAAAATSAQAADLPLAAEPVNYVKACDAFGAGYFQLPGKETCIKLGGRIRAQYVSHNLQDGLGDVTKEGTAAVTATVTDTSGATHEITVKEAEEEETNDYSSYVRGYLYFTSMTATDIGTIKTYTEFQGEWNQDGVSSTKVNDAWVQIGADYGSFLFGRESSQFDGFTGYTWIVPGGISLSDVSTLQASFTADLGNGFTAVASVEDSSYRGGEDNGVDIVGALKISQGWGSFQLSGAAHNKADEDGYGYAAGATATFNLDMVREGTEITFQAQYADEAGAYITSDKDDAAKTGYSLSGGLETALSDKVSAQLDVSHVAFDDDSADYTKTSVNGSIVYSPVAGLGLALAAGWNTQDDDDAATKFEDETKIGARVQYTF, encoded by the coding sequence ATGAACGTTAAGACTCTTGCACTCGCTGCAGCAGCTGCTGCAGCTGCAACTTCTGCACAGGCTGCAGATCTGCCACTCGCTGCTGAGCCAGTAAACTACGTAAAAGCATGTGACGCATTCGGCGCTGGTTACTTCCAGCTGCCAGGTAAAGAAACCTGCATCAAACTCGGCGGTCGTATCCGCGCGCAGTACGTTTCCCACAACCTGCAGGATGGTCTGGGTGATGTAACTAAAGAAGGTACTGCAGCAGTAACTGCTACTGTAACTGATACTTCTGGTGCTACCCACGAAATCACCGTGAAAGAAGCTGAAGAAGAAGAAACTAACGACTACAGCTCCTACGTTCGTGGTTACCTGTATTTCACATCCATGACTGCTACCGACATTGGTACAATCAAAACTTACACTGAATTCCAGGGTGAGTGGAACCAGGATGGCGTTTCTTCTACAAAGGTAAACGACGCATGGGTTCAGATCGGTGCAGACTACGGTTCTTTCCTGTTTGGTCGTGAGAGCTCCCAATTTGATGGTTTCACAGGTTACACCTGGATCGTTCCAGGCGGTATCTCCTTATCAGACGTTTCTACCCTGCAGGCATCCTTCACCGCTGACCTCGGTAACGGCTTCACCGCTGTTGCTTCTGTAGAAGATTCTTCTTATCGCGGTGGCGAAGACAACGGTGTTGACATCGTTGGTGCTCTGAAAATTTCTCAGGGTTGGGGTTCTTTCCAGCTTTCTGGTGCAGCACACAACAAAGCTGACGAAGATGGTTACGGTTATGCTGCTGGTGCAACTGCTACTTTCAACCTCGACATGGTTCGTGAAGGTACAGAAATCACTTTCCAGGCTCAGTATGCTGACGAAGCTGGTGCATACATCACTTCCGACAAGGATGATGCTGCGAAAACTGGTTACTCTCTGTCCGGTGGTCTTGAAACAGCTCTGTCTGACAAAGTTTCTGCTCAGCTCGACGTTTCCCACGTTGCGTTTGACGACGACAGTGCAGACTACACTAAGACTTCTGTAAACGGTTCTATCGTTTACTCTCCAGTTGCTGGTCTCGGTCTTGCCCTGGCTGCAGGCTGGAACACTCAGGATGACGACGACGCAGCTACTAAGTTCGAAGACGAAACCAAAATTGGTGCTCGTGTTCAGTACACCTTCTAA
- a CDS encoding porin — MNFKAIAIAAAAAAAATSAQAADLPADIAPVDYVRINDAYGAGFFVLPGTETAIKIGGRVRVEARFTDLLDDEDYSREDNNHNFRSRANLRIDTRTQSELGLIRTYMDFQYTSNSDSRGSDGVKLDKGYVQIGGFTFGLATSAFDLWTGELASNLFDRHLADDTVWQASYTHALGNGLTIAASIEDNADREQGVDIGVADLNKAGNTLPSFVAKVLLNQGWGYAGLSGAVTKVDTSVGRDSSEVGYAIAGAVGFNLDMIAPGDVINFQAAYADGAMAYVGAESDVADAVLDADGDIETNKAWSVAGGYMHNWTSELSSGVEASYLDVEAGAGDADFNQVVVAGTLEYRPVSGLLFSAGAGWKQDDVDGASKEDAGVLNFRVQRSF, encoded by the coding sequence ATGAACTTTAAGGCTATCGCAATCGCAGCAGCTGCTGCAGCTGCTGCAACTTCCGCTCAGGCTGCTGATCTTCCAGCTGATATCGCGCCAGTAGACTACGTACGCATCAACGACGCATACGGTGCAGGCTTCTTCGTACTGCCTGGCACTGAGACTGCAATTAAAATTGGCGGTCGTGTTCGTGTTGAAGCACGCTTCACAGATCTGCTGGATGATGAAGATTACAGCAGAGAAGACAACAATCACAACTTCCGTTCCCGCGCGAACCTGCGTATCGATACCCGTACTCAGTCTGAGTTGGGTCTAATCCGTACATACATGGATTTCCAGTACACTTCTAACTCCGATTCACGTGGCTCTGACGGTGTTAAGCTGGACAAAGGTTATGTTCAGATCGGTGGTTTCACTTTCGGTCTTGCAACTTCTGCATTTGACCTCTGGACTGGCGAACTTGCTTCCAACTTGTTTGACCGCCACTTGGCTGACGACACCGTTTGGCAGGCATCCTACACCCATGCGCTGGGTAACGGCCTGACGATTGCTGCGTCTATTGAAGATAACGCTGACCGTGAGCAGGGTGTAGACATTGGCGTTGCCGACCTGAATAAAGCAGGTAACACTCTTCCTTCCTTCGTTGCGAAGGTTCTGTTGAATCAGGGTTGGGGCTATGCTGGTCTTTCTGGTGCTGTAACCAAAGTTGATACATCAGTTGGTCGTGACTCCTCTGAAGTTGGATACGCTATTGCCGGTGCTGTTGGTTTCAATCTTGACATGATTGCTCCTGGCGATGTGATCAACTTCCAGGCTGCTTATGCAGACGGTGCTATGGCTTATGTTGGCGCTGAAAGCGACGTTGCAGATGCGGTCCTTGACGCTGATGGTGACATTGAAACCAACAAAGCTTGGTCCGTTGCGGGTGGTTACATGCACAACTGGACAAGTGAATTGTCTTCCGGTGTAGAAGCTTCCTACCTTGATGTTGAAGCTGGTGCTGGTGATGCTGACTTCAATCAGGTTGTTGTAGCTGGTACCCTTGAGTACCGTCCAGTTTCCGGCCTCCTGTTCTCTGCCGGCGCTGGCTGGAAGCAGGATGACGTCGACGGTGCATCTAAAGAAGATGCTGGTGTCTTGAACTTCCGCGTACAGCGTTCTTTCTAA
- the phnE gene encoding phosphonate ABC transporter, permease protein PhnE: MTDVRLSDAALSNDVQRLDTLYPGIIEQGWKKRLLVPGLSLLGAVYLVICFFAFGVPGVIEKARGDMAQLFALDAYAHKVHAKYQFKKADQGFVVSLEGNRRSIYKEQPNWIAQSGDQAIIDLGGDGVLRFGDGVVTYTHPSYEQDFVFQVGDGVPQFVSGEEADWLKVSKTQVNARPSLYTRIWLTKSKVEVHRYFVGWENFWFDFDSKLNGLSSGELLSLAFSSDRIDPDVSNIRFMFNEFWTNSEWQHGEVYFALLQTLIMAVVGTLIAGILALPLAFAAAANVNPVRLARTGVRRFFDFLRGVDMLIWSLIFIRAFGLGPLSGIFAIFFTDTGTFGKLFSEAIENADKKQAEGVQATGASPVQKYRFGLFPQILPLFISQMLYYLESNTRSATVIGALGAGGIGLKLIETMRTRQDWENTLYLIFLIIIVVMLMDQLSGWLRRKLIEGQA, translated from the coding sequence ATGACAGATGTTCGTTTATCAGATGCCGCGCTTTCCAATGATGTGCAGCGGTTGGATACTCTCTATCCGGGTATCATTGAGCAGGGATGGAAAAAGCGGCTGTTGGTGCCGGGGCTTTCTCTGCTTGGTGCCGTCTATCTCGTGATTTGCTTTTTTGCCTTTGGTGTTCCGGGCGTGATTGAAAAAGCGCGTGGGGACATGGCTCAGTTGTTTGCGCTGGATGCCTATGCTCACAAAGTGCACGCGAAGTATCAGTTCAAGAAAGCGGATCAGGGCTTTGTTGTGAGCCTGGAGGGTAATCGGCGCTCAATATATAAAGAACAGCCGAACTGGATTGCACAGTCTGGCGATCAAGCCATCATTGATCTTGGCGGAGATGGGGTGCTGCGCTTTGGTGATGGGGTGGTGACCTATACTCATCCTTCTTATGAGCAGGACTTTGTGTTCCAGGTTGGAGACGGCGTGCCGCAGTTTGTGTCTGGTGAGGAGGCTGACTGGCTTAAGGTTTCCAAGACACAAGTGAATGCGCGTCCCTCTTTATATACCCGTATCTGGCTGACGAAGAGCAAGGTTGAAGTGCATCGCTACTTTGTGGGCTGGGAGAACTTCTGGTTCGACTTTGACAGTAAGCTGAATGGGCTGAGTTCGGGGGAGCTGCTTTCGCTGGCATTCTCTTCTGACAGGATTGATCCGGATGTTTCCAACATACGTTTTATGTTCAACGAGTTTTGGACAAACAGTGAGTGGCAACATGGCGAAGTCTATTTTGCTCTGCTGCAGACTTTGATCATGGCTGTGGTCGGGACATTGATTGCCGGCATTCTGGCTTTGCCATTGGCGTTTGCTGCTGCGGCGAATGTGAACCCGGTTAGGTTGGCGCGAACAGGTGTCCGGCGGTTCTTCGACTTCTTGCGAGGGGTCGATATGCTGATCTGGTCGCTGATCTTTATCCGCGCGTTTGGGTTGGGGCCTCTCTCCGGTATCTTTGCGATCTTCTTCACTGATACGGGGACATTCGGTAAGCTGTTCTCTGAGGCGATCGAGAACGCGGATAAGAAGCAGGCTGAAGGTGTTCAGGCAACGGGGGCTTCTCCGGTTCAGAAATATCGGTTCGGACTGTTTCCGCAAATTCTGCCGCTCTTTATTTCTCAGATGCTTTACTATCTTGAGAGTAATACACGCAGCGCGACTGTGATTGGGGCTCTGGGAGCAGGGGGTATTGGTCTCAAGCTGATTGAGACAATGCGCACGCGGCAGGATTGGGAGAACACGCTCTACCTTATCTTCCTCATTATTATCGTCGTGATGCTGATGGATCAGCTCTCGGGATGGTTGCGTAGGAAGCTGATTGAGGGACAAGCCTAA
- the phnE gene encoding phosphonate ABC transporter, permease protein PhnE produces the protein MAAHLALAEASRLAEISQAYERVARRRTLYTISLLGLCALSIFGGLYIADEANSGGFWAGLDKFFDYPVELFVGAYEKGLVGLFGLVLQYLPYLLETVNIALVSTLLAFFFGGALSFVASRNLVSNRFVVGAMRRVMDIFRAFPEIVIALLLVLIFGPSPVAAVIAVTTHTIGALAKQFSEVNENCDLKAVEGIRSVGGNWLEQIRFGILPQVLPNFLSYGLLRLEVNVRASAILGFVGAGGLGAELKMVVDWNYGADILVIIFMLVISITSIDYLSGWMRQKLIGQTGQV, from the coding sequence GTGGCCGCTCATCTGGCGCTTGCCGAAGCTTCCCGTCTGGCCGAGATCTCTCAGGCCTATGAGCGAGTTGCCCGGCGCCGTACTCTTTATACAATATCATTGCTCGGGCTTTGTGCTTTGAGCATTTTCGGCGGCTTGTACATTGCTGACGAGGCGAACTCCGGTGGTTTTTGGGCCGGGCTGGATAAGTTCTTTGATTATCCGGTAGAGCTTTTCGTTGGAGCCTATGAAAAGGGGTTGGTTGGTCTCTTCGGGCTTGTGCTTCAATACCTCCCTTATCTTCTGGAGACGGTGAACATTGCGCTGGTCTCCACGCTTCTTGCTTTCTTTTTTGGTGGAGCGCTGAGTTTCGTTGCCAGCCGTAATCTGGTGAGCAACCGGTTTGTTGTTGGTGCCATGCGCCGCGTGATGGATATCTTCCGTGCGTTTCCTGAGATCGTGATTGCGCTTTTGCTGGTGCTGATTTTCGGTCCGAGCCCGGTTGCTGCTGTGATTGCAGTGACCACGCACACGATTGGTGCTTTGGCCAAGCAGTTTTCTGAGGTGAATGAGAACTGTGACCTGAAGGCTGTCGAGGGGATCCGTAGTGTAGGGGGCAACTGGCTGGAGCAAATCCGCTTTGGGATTCTGCCTCAGGTGCTGCCAAACTTTCTTTCTTATGGGCTGCTTCGTCTGGAAGTGAATGTGCGCGCCTCTGCGATCCTTGGCTTTGTGGGGGCTGGTGGCCTTGGAGCGGAGCTGAAGATGGTGGTGGACTGGAACTACGGTGCCGACATTCTCGTCATTATCTTCATGCTGGTCATTTCTATCACATCCATTGACTACCTGAGCGGATGGATGCGGCAGAAGCTGATTGGTCAGACAGGTCAGGTTTGA
- the phnD gene encoding phosphonate ABC transporter substrate-binding protein has translation MKIVAKVAAALAVSTTLLAAPVALAEEKITEFRIGILGGENEADRLRSNQCLVDRFEKLLGVPVKLFPAADYAGTIEGLKGGNLDYAELGASGYSAVYLSAPDAVEPVLTTKQTDGATGYYSVMVARADSGIETLEDMKGKRMGFADPNSTSGYLVPSVAFDEMGLKLDEYFASTQFSGGHEQNVLAVLNGDVDGGVTWASGVGEWEEGYTSGNLRKMVDKGMVDMSDLVQVWKSPLIPNGPLVVRKSLPADVKQKVVASLKSMVTDNTECFYSAQGGEYADFVDVNHDFYKTIVEARRRKIEAKKAN, from the coding sequence ATGAAAATCGTCGCTAAAGTTGCTGCAGCTCTTGCTGTCAGCACAACCCTTCTTGCTGCGCCTGTGGCTCTGGCTGAAGAGAAGATCACCGAGTTCCGCATTGGTATTCTCGGTGGTGAAAACGAAGCGGATCGTCTTCGTTCCAACCAGTGTCTGGTTGATCGTTTTGAAAAGCTTCTTGGTGTTCCGGTCAAGCTTTTCCCGGCAGCAGACTATGCTGGCACTATTGAGGGCCTGAAGGGTGGAAACCTGGATTATGCTGAGCTTGGCGCTTCTGGCTATTCCGCAGTTTACCTTTCTGCTCCAGATGCCGTTGAACCTGTGCTGACCACCAAGCAGACTGATGGTGCGACTGGCTACTACTCCGTGATGGTAGCACGTGCGGATTCAGGCATTGAAACTCTGGAAGACATGAAGGGTAAGCGCATGGGCTTTGCTGACCCGAACTCGACTTCCGGTTATCTGGTACCTTCCGTTGCTTTTGATGAAATGGGCCTGAAGCTGGATGAGTACTTCGCGTCTACTCAGTTCTCCGGTGGTCATGAGCAGAACGTTCTGGCTGTTTTGAATGGCGATGTTGATGGCGGCGTGACCTGGGCATCCGGCGTTGGTGAATGGGAAGAGGGCTATACCTCCGGCAACCTGCGCAAGATGGTTGATAAGGGCATGGTTGATATGTCCGATCTGGTTCAGGTGTGGAAGTCACCTCTGATCCCGAATGGTCCGCTTGTTGTGCGTAAGTCTCTGCCTGCTGATGTGAAGCAGAAGGTTGTCGCTTCCCTGAAGTCCATGGTGACCGACAATACCGAGTGTTTCTACTCCGCGCAGGGCGGTGAGTATGCTGACTTCGTGGACGTGAACCACGACTTCTACAAGACCATTGTTGAAGCGCGTCGCCGCAAGATTGAAGCGAAAAAAGCTAACTAA
- the phnC gene encoding phosphonate ABC transporter ATP-binding protein has translation MIQFEGVRKEFGAHVAVKGASFIVEKPQMIGIIGRSGAGKSTLLRMINRLTPATDGRVLVDGVDVLALQGAHKRRWQRDCAMIFQQFNLVPRLDVLTNVMLGRLNAHGTVTSMLKLFTREERVQALLKLERLGIAETALKRAENLSGGQQQRVAIARALMQEPKMLLADEPIASLDPMNAQVVMDALKVINTEDGLTVICNLHTLDTARNYCDRVIGMRDGEIVFDGKPDELSTSVAREIYGADESFEEGMTSTSLGSEGAKIAALELATREVSPVVSAAE, from the coding sequence AATTTGGGGCGCATGTTGCCGTGAAAGGCGCAAGCTTTATTGTCGAAAAGCCTCAGATGATCGGCATCATTGGTCGCTCTGGTGCGGGCAAGTCCACCTTGCTGCGGATGATCAACCGTCTGACCCCTGCCACTGACGGGCGGGTTCTTGTTGATGGTGTGGATGTGTTGGCTCTGCAGGGGGCGCATAAGCGCAGATGGCAGCGTGACTGTGCCATGATCTTTCAGCAGTTCAACCTTGTGCCGCGGCTTGATGTTCTGACCAATGTGATGCTTGGCCGCCTTAATGCACATGGCACTGTTACCAGCATGCTTAAGCTGTTTACCCGGGAAGAGCGGGTGCAGGCTCTTTTGAAGCTTGAGCGTTTGGGTATTGCTGAAACAGCTTTGAAACGAGCCGAAAATCTTTCTGGTGGACAGCAGCAGCGCGTGGCGATTGCCCGGGCTTTGATGCAGGAGCCGAAAATGCTGCTGGCGGATGAGCCGATTGCATCGCTTGACCCGATGAATGCGCAGGTGGTGATGGATGCGCTGAAGGTGATCAACACCGAAGATGGCCTGACAGTTATTTGTAATCTCCATACTCTTGATACAGCTCGCAACTACTGCGATCGCGTGATTGGCATGCGTGACGGTGAGATTGTGTTTGATGGGAAGCCGGATGAGCTTTCCACCAGCGTTGCCCGTGAGATTTACGGTGCAGATGAGAGTTTTGAGGAGGGGATGACCTCTACGTCTCTTGGCAGCGAAGGTGCAAAGATCGCTGCCCTGGAACTGGCGACACGTGAGGTTTCACCTGTCGTCTCTGCTGCTGAGTAG